The following proteins are encoded in a genomic region of Roseinatronobacter sp. S2:
- the phnL gene encoding phosphonate C-P lyase system protein PhnL, giving the protein MIEIAGVGKRFVLHNQGGVALSVMEGAALRVDPGECVALTGASGAGKSTLMRMIWGNYRCDTGSIRVAGVELCRAEPRAVLDLRRGTLGYVSQFLRVIPRVPTLRIVAEPLLAQGVDEDAALARAGALLTRLNIPAPLWSLSPTTFSGGEQQRVNIARGFIQDWPVMLLDEPTASLDAANRAVVLELILQAKARGAAILGIFHDADARAAVCDREVDVTGFTPAMVSA; this is encoded by the coding sequence ATGATCGAGATTGCAGGCGTGGGCAAGCGGTTCGTCTTGCACAATCAGGGCGGCGTCGCGTTGTCCGTGATGGAAGGGGCCGCCTTGCGCGTAGACCCTGGCGAATGCGTGGCGCTGACGGGGGCATCAGGCGCGGGGAAATCGACGCTGATGCGCATGATCTGGGGCAATTACCGCTGTGATACAGGGTCCATTCGCGTGGCAGGCGTGGAGCTGTGCCGCGCAGAGCCGCGCGCGGTGCTGGACTTGCGGCGCGGCACCTTGGGCTATGTCAGCCAGTTCCTGCGGGTGATCCCGCGTGTGCCCACGCTGCGGATCGTGGCCGAGCCGTTATTGGCGCAGGGCGTGGACGAAGATGCAGCGCTGGCGCGCGCGGGGGCCTTGCTGACGCGGCTGAACATTCCTGCGCCGCTGTGGTCCTTGTCGCCCACGACATTTTCGGGCGGCGAGCAGCAGCGCGTCAATATCGCGCGCGGGTTTATTCAGGACTGGCCGGTGATGTTGCTGGATGAACCCACAGCCAGCCTTGATGCGGCCAATCGCGCAGTTGTACTGGAGCTGATCTTGCAGGCCAAGGCGCGCGGCGCGGCCATTCTGGGCATTTTCCACGATGCGGATGCCCGCGCGGCGGTCTGCGACCGCGAGGTTGATGTGACAGGCTTCACCCCCGCCATGGTGAGCGCATGA
- the acuI gene encoding acryloyl-CoA reductase gives MSFNALIVEKNEDGKTQASVQQITEDQLPEGDVTVAVEYSTVNYKDGLCIGPGGGLVRNYPHVPGIDFAGTVAASGDARYQPGDKVVLTGWRVGEAHWGGYAQKARVKADWLVPLPEGFSTRQAMAVGTAGFTAMLAVMALEDHGLKAGNGPVLVTGAAGGVGSVAVAVLAALGHEVAAVTGRPETADYLRSLGAARIVAREEINETVKRPLEAETWAGCVDAVGGAMLARVLGQMKYGASVSAVGLAGGAGLPATVVPFLLRGVNLLGIDSVMQPYDNRVRAWGRIARDLPMDKLDAMIQPATLADLPQLGADILKGQIKGRVVVDVNG, from the coding sequence ATGAGCTTCAACGCACTGATTGTCGAAAAGAACGAGGACGGCAAAACCCAAGCCAGCGTGCAGCAGATCACCGAAGACCAGTTGCCCGAAGGCGATGTGACTGTCGCGGTCGAGTATTCAACCGTGAATTACAAGGACGGGCTGTGCATCGGCCCCGGCGGCGGGCTGGTGCGCAACTACCCCCATGTGCCCGGCATTGATTTCGCGGGCACGGTCGCGGCGTCGGGCGATGCGCGCTACCAACCCGGTGACAAGGTCGTGCTGACCGGCTGGCGCGTGGGAGAGGCGCATTGGGGCGGCTACGCGCAAAAGGCCCGCGTCAAGGCCGACTGGCTGGTGCCCCTGCCAGAAGGGTTCAGCACACGGCAGGCCATGGCGGTGGGCACGGCGGGGTTTACGGCGATGCTGGCGGTCATGGCGCTGGAAGATCACGGGCTGAAGGCGGGCAACGGGCCGGTGCTGGTGACGGGCGCTGCGGGGGGTGTGGGGTCTGTCGCGGTGGCGGTTCTGGCCGCATTGGGCCATGAGGTGGCCGCCGTGACCGGACGGCCAGAGACCGCAGATTATCTGCGCAGCCTTGGCGCGGCCCGCATCGTTGCGCGCGAGGAGATCAACGAGACCGTCAAGCGCCCGCTGGAGGCCGAAACATGGGCAGGCTGCGTGGATGCCGTGGGCGGCGCGATGCTGGCGCGCGTGCTGGGGCAGATGAAATATGGCGCATCGGTTTCGGCAGTGGGGCTTGCGGGCGGGGCGGGCCTGCCTGCAACGGTCGTGCCGTTCCTGTTGCGCGGCGTCAACCTGCTGGGGATCGATTCGGTGATGCAACCCTATGACAACCGCGTGCGGGCATGGGGCCGGATTGCGCGCGATCTGCCCATGGACAAGCTGGATGCGATGATTCAACCCGCCACATTGGCCGACCTGCCGCAACTGGGCGCGGACATTCTGAAAGGCCAGATCAAGGGGCGCGTTGTGGTGGATGTGAACGGCTGA
- the phnG gene encoding phosphonate C-P lyase system protein PhnG, translating into MTAEPFARRDWMGLIARAPLARLDALWPDDPPAFSWLRAPEMGAMMAQGRAGAVGAAFNLGEVTVTRATVRLDCGTVGHALVQGRSARKAERAALLDALLQTGAGAGLHARVLGPLRDAERNDADTRARRAAATKVDFFTMARGDA; encoded by the coding sequence ATGACTGCTGAACCCTTTGCCCGCCGTGACTGGATGGGCCTGATCGCGCGTGCGCCGCTGGCGCGGCTGGATGCGCTTTGGCCTGATGACCCGCCTGCCTTCAGTTGGCTGCGCGCGCCCGAGATGGGCGCGATGATGGCGCAGGGCCGCGCAGGCGCTGTGGGCGCTGCGTTCAATCTGGGCGAGGTGACGGTGACGCGCGCCACTGTCCGGCTGGATTGCGGCACTGTGGGACATGCGCTGGTGCAAGGGCGCAGTGCGCGCAAGGCTGAACGCGCGGCGCTGCTGGACGCGCTGTTGCAGACTGGGGCAGGGGCGGGGCTGCATGCGCGGGTGCTGGGGCCCTTGCGCGATGCTGAACGCAATGATGCAGATACACGCGCGCGCCGGGCTGCGGCGACCAAGGTTGATTTTTTCACAATGGCACGGGGGGACGCATGA
- a CDS encoding alpha-D-ribose 1-methylphosphonate 5-phosphate C-P-lyase PhnJ, with translation MSAYNFAYLDEATKRMLRRAILKAVAIPGYQVPFSSREMPMPYGWGTGGVQVTAACLVPEDTLKVIDQGADDTTNAVSIRKFFQRVADVAVTERTAQASIIQTRHRIPETPLIAGQILVFQVPIPEPLRFLEPREVETRVMHALEDYGLMQVRLYEDIARHGEIARAYAYPVRVEGRYIMDPSPIPKFDNPKLNNSPALQLFGAGRECRIYALPPFTRVESLDFDDYPFTATKAAGQSCALCGSTVSYLDEVITDDAGGRMFVCSDTDYCAARVAAGRTEDAA, from the coding sequence ATGAGTGCCTATAATTTTGCCTATCTGGACGAAGCCACCAAGCGCATGCTGCGCCGCGCCATCCTGAAAGCTGTGGCTATTCCCGGCTATCAGGTGCCGTTTTCAAGCCGCGAAATGCCCATGCCCTATGGCTGGGGCACAGGCGGCGTGCAGGTGACCGCCGCCTGTCTGGTGCCCGAAGACACGCTGAAAGTCATTGATCAGGGCGCGGATGACACCACGAATGCCGTGTCCATCCGCAAGTTCTTCCAGCGGGTCGCGGATGTGGCCGTGACGGAACGCACAGCGCAGGCCAGCATCATCCAGACCCGCCACCGGATACCCGAAACGCCGCTGATTGCGGGGCAGATTCTGGTCTTTCAGGTGCCCATCCCCGAACCCTTGCGGTTTCTGGAACCGCGAGAGGTGGAAACCCGCGTGATGCATGCGCTGGAAGATTACGGGCTGATGCAAGTGCGCCTTTATGAAGATATTGCCCGCCACGGCGAGATCGCGCGCGCCTATGCCTATCCGGTGCGGGTCGAGGGGCGCTATATCATGGACCCGTCGCCCATTCCCAAATTCGACAACCCCAAGCTGAACAATTCGCCTGCGTTGCAATTGTTCGGGGCGGGCCGCGAATGCCGCATCTATGCGCTGCCGCCCTTCACACGCGTCGAGAGTCTGGATTTCGACGACTACCCCTTCACCGCGACCAAGGCTGCGGGGCAGTCCTGCGCGCTGTGCGGATCAACGGTGTCCTATCTGGACGAGGTGATCACCGATGATGCGGGGGGTCGGATGTTCGTGTGCTCGGACACCGATTATTGCGCGGCCCGCGTGGCCGCAGGCAGGACGGAGGATGCTGCATGA
- a CDS encoding alpha-D-ribose 1-methylphosphonate 5-triphosphate diphosphatase — protein MTELVLANARLVRPTEVCHGAIVIRDGLIAALDTGDGVPKGAVDCQGDLIAPGLIELHTDNLERHLAPRPGVDWPHAGAVIAHDRELAGTGITTVYDALRIGSLLRDDARGRARYARALASEILEMRALGALKISHFLHLRAEICSDTLLDELDEFGTDDRIGIVSLMDHTPGQRQFADLAQLRTYMRGKYGMNDAEFEAHVTRQQALGAQVRGPHEAAIVAAAQRYGATLASHDDTTTEQVAASAGHGVRLAEFPTTLAAAQACHAHGIAVMMGAPNLIRGGSHSGNVAAGDLAQAERLDILSSDYVPAALLLGAVRLGQGCGDLARGFAAVTQAPARAAGLADRGALREGLRADLIRVALPAAIPMLQAVWVRGVRVA, from the coding sequence ATGACAGAGCTTGTACTTGCAAATGCCCGCCTCGTGCGCCCGACCGAGGTTTGCCACGGCGCAATCGTCATACGCGACGGGTTGATTGCCGCGCTGGACACGGGCGACGGCGTGCCCAAGGGTGCCGTGGATTGTCAGGGTGATCTGATTGCGCCGGGGCTGATCGAGTTGCACACCGACAATCTGGAACGCCATCTGGCCCCGCGCCCCGGTGTGGACTGGCCCCATGCGGGGGCCGTGATCGCGCATGATCGCGAACTGGCAGGCACCGGCATCACCACCGTATATGACGCGTTGCGCATCGGGTCGTTGCTGCGCGATGATGCGCGCGGACGGGCGCGATATGCGCGTGCGCTGGCCTCCGAAATTCTGGAAATGCGCGCGCTGGGCGCGCTGAAGATCAGCCATTTCCTGCATCTGCGCGCCGAGATATGTTCAGACACCCTGCTGGACGAACTGGATGAATTCGGCACGGATGACCGCATCGGTATTGTCAGCCTGATGGACCATACGCCCGGCCAGCGGCAATTCGCGGACCTTGCGCAGCTGCGCACTTATATGCGCGGGAAATACGGCATGAATGATGCTGAATTCGAGGCGCATGTGACCCGCCAGCAGGCCCTTGGCGCACAGGTGCGCGGCCCGCATGAAGCCGCGATTGTCGCAGCCGCGCAGCGCTATGGCGCGACACTTGCCAGCCATGATGACACCACCACCGAACAGGTGGCGGCGTCTGCGGGCCACGGGGTGCGTCTGGCCGAATTTCCCACAACGCTGGCGGCGGCGCAGGCATGCCATGCCCACGGGATTGCAGTGATGATGGGCGCGCCCAACCTGATCCGTGGCGGGTCGCATTCGGGCAATGTGGCGGCGGGGGATCTGGCGCAGGCAGAGCGGCTGGATATTCTGTCATCGGATTATGTGCCCGCCGCGCTGTTGCTGGGTGCGGTGCGTCTGGGGCAGGGCTGCGGCGATCTGGCGCGCGGGTTTGCGGCTGTCACGCAAGCGCCTGCACGCGCGGCAGGGCTGGCTGATCGCGGTGCGCTGCGCGAAGGGCTGCGTGCCGATCTGATCCGCGTGGCGCTGCCCGCAGCAATCCCCATGCTACAGGCCGTGTGGGTGCGCGGGGTGCGGGTTGCGTGA
- a CDS encoding DUF1045 domain-containing protein, producing the protein MSAEFQRFAIYYTPPAGSALAHAGAAWLGWDADKGCAMAHPDLGLDLAALTETPRKYGLHGTLKPPMALACPVPDFLDAVETLAGDMDPVALGRLRLRPMDGFLAIMPETQPRALGDAAARIVQDLDPYRAPLSEHDIARRRKAGLTARQDALLLRWGYPYVMDEFRFHVTLSGKRDPAQMADALRAAHAWFDPALAEDHHLDALCVFGEGADGRFHLVTRFAMRG; encoded by the coding sequence ATGTCGGCAGAATTTCAACGCTTTGCGATCTATTACACGCCACCTGCGGGCAGTGCCCTTGCGCATGCGGGGGCTGCATGGCTGGGCTGGGATGCGGATAAGGGCTGCGCTATGGCGCACCCCGATCTGGGGCTTGATCTGGCCGCCCTGACCGAAACACCGCGCAAATACGGCCTGCATGGCACGTTGAAGCCGCCAATGGCGCTTGCCTGCCCTGTCCCCGATTTTCTGGATGCTGTCGAAACCCTTGCAGGGGATATGGACCCTGTCGCATTGGGCCGGCTGCGGTTGCGCCCGATGGACGGGTTTCTGGCCATTATGCCCGAAACCCAGCCCCGCGCACTGGGCGATGCGGCTGCGCGGATCGTGCAGGATCTGGACCCGTATCGCGCGCCCCTGTCCGAGCATGACATTGCCCGCCGCCGCAAAGCCGGGCTGACGGCGCGTCAGGACGCGTTGTTGCTGCGCTGGGGCTATCCCTATGTGATGGATGAATTCCGTTTTCATGTCACCCTTAGCGGCAAGCGCGACCCCGCGCAGATGGCCGATGCCCTGCGCGCCGCCCATGCCTGGTTTGACCCCGCACTTGCGGAAGACCATCATCTTGATGCGCTGTGCGTCTTTGGCGAAGGGGCGGACGGACGGTTCCATCTGGTCACGCGCTTTGCGATGCGCGGGTAA
- the phnK gene encoding phosphonate C-P lyase system protein PhnK — protein sequence MTPLLQVENLSKHYGAYLGCGDVSFALWPGEVMGIVGESGSGKSTLLNCLAGHLPPDAGRVLFDTREDGPHDILGMTEAERRWLARTDWAFVHQNPRDGLRMNVSAGGNVGERLMAVGARHYGDIRAQASDWLARVEIDVGRVDDRPRAFSGGMQQRLQIARNLVTGPRLVFMDEPTGGLDVSVQARLLDLLRGLVRRLGLSAVIVTHDLAVVRLLADRLMVMKDGRVVEQGLTDQVLDDPQHAYTQLLVSSVLQV from the coding sequence ATGACGCCCCTTTTGCAGGTCGAAAACCTGAGCAAGCACTACGGCGCATATCTGGGCTGCGGGGATGTGTCCTTCGCGCTGTGGCCGGGCGAGGTGATGGGCATTGTCGGCGAAAGCGGATCGGGCAAATCGACGCTGCTGAACTGTCTGGCCGGTCATCTGCCCCCCGATGCGGGTCGCGTGCTGTTTGACACCCGCGAGGACGGCCCGCATGACATATTAGGCATGACCGAGGCCGAGCGCCGCTGGCTGGCGCGCACGGACTGGGCCTTCGTGCACCAGAATCCGCGCGACGGGCTGCGCATGAATGTCAGCGCCGGCGGCAATGTGGGCGAGCGGCTGATGGCCGTGGGCGCGCGCCATTACGGTGACATCCGCGCGCAGGCAAGCGACTGGCTGGCGCGCGTTGAAATTGATGTGGGCCGCGTGGATGACCGCCCGCGCGCGTTTTCCGGCGGCATGCAGCAACGCCTGCAAATCGCGCGCAATCTGGTGACAGGGCCGCGGCTGGTGTTCATGGACGAACCCACAGGCGGGCTGGATGTCAGCGTGCAGGCGCGGCTTTTGGATTTGCTGCGCGGGCTGGTGCGGCGCCTTGGCCTGTCGGCGGTGATTGTCACGCATGATCTGGCTGTGGTGCGGCTGCTGGCCGACCGGCTGATGGTGATGAAGGACGGGCGCGTGGTGGAACAGGGGCTGACCGATCAGGTGCTGGATGATCCGCAGCATGCCTATACGCAGCTTTTGGTCAGTTCGGTGCTTCAGGTCTGA
- a CDS encoding FadR/GntR family transcriptional regulator, producing the protein MKTDLDSERDYSQQIAQTIRDAIVSGDLPVDGRLPSESDLATRFNVSRPTVREALKRLAAQNLIRTQRGATGGAFVNRLSFEQAQDHMVTTATLLLSMNTVDFETACEARFALERACVPLACARRTPAHLASLRAEIARQGTDGLSDEEFCASDVAFHRALVDAAGNPVLSWHLAGAVEAMQPLMNMITFTARSRGRIIALHDGLTLALEAGKPRPALAALDELASYTLELGGEIRARRGARRSS; encoded by the coding sequence GTGAAAACCGATCTGGACAGCGAACGCGACTATTCCCAACAGATCGCGCAGACCATCCGCGATGCAATCGTTTCGGGCGATCTGCCGGTTGACGGGCGCTTGCCATCGGAATCCGATCTGGCCACACGCTTCAATGTGTCCCGCCCCACCGTGCGCGAGGCGCTGAAACGGCTGGCCGCGCAAAACCTGATCCGCACCCAGCGCGGCGCCACAGGCGGGGCTTTCGTCAACCGGCTGAGTTTCGAGCAGGCGCAGGATCATATGGTCACAACGGCCACGCTGCTTTTGTCCATGAACACTGTTGATTTCGAAACCGCCTGCGAGGCGCGCTTTGCCCTTGAACGTGCCTGCGTGCCGCTGGCCTGCGCGCGGCGCACACCGGCGCATCTGGCCAGTCTGCGCGCCGAAATCGCGCGTCAGGGCACGGACGGGCTGTCGGATGAGGAATTTTGCGCATCCGATGTGGCGTTTCACCGCGCGCTGGTCGATGCGGCGGGCAATCCGGTGCTGTCTTGGCATCTGGCAGGCGCAGTGGAAGCGATGCAACCGCTGATGAACATGATCACGTTCACCGCACGCTCGCGCGGGCGCATCATTGCGCTGCATGACGGGCTGACCCTTGCGCTGGAGGCGGGCAAACCACGGCCCGCGCTTGCCGCCCTTGACGAACTGGCGTCCTATACGCTGGAACTGGGCGGTGAAATCCGCGCGCGGCGCGGCGCAAGGCGGTCGTCCTAG
- the phnN gene encoding phosphonate metabolism protein/1,5-bisphosphokinase (PRPP-forming) PhnN, whose protein sequence is MIAHGGRGRLVAVVGPSGVGKDTLIAEVARTRPDIVVAQRIITRAPDAGGEDHQAVSDALFDAQLAMGRFAFHWGAHGLRYAIPASIDADLAQGRVVVFNGSRKALQGIAASYPQLMVLMITAPPEVLAQRLRARGREGAREIAARLKRAELAPPAGAVVIMNDATVDAAVAQMLAAITRASQSA, encoded by the coding sequence ATGATCGCGCATGGCGGGCGCGGGCGGCTGGTCGCGGTTGTGGGGCCGTCAGGTGTGGGCAAGGACACGCTGATTGCGGAAGTCGCGCGGACGCGCCCTGATATTGTGGTGGCGCAGCGCATCATTACGCGCGCGCCGGATGCGGGCGGAGAGGATCATCAGGCCGTATCCGACGCGCTGTTTGATGCGCAGCTTGCCATGGGGCGTTTTGCGTTTCATTGGGGCGCGCACGGGCTGCGCTATGCCATTCCCGCCAGTATTGACGCCGATCTTGCGCAGGGGCGGGTGGTTGTGTTCAACGGCTCGCGCAAGGCATTGCAGGGGATTGCAGCCTCCTATCCGCAACTGATGGTGCTGATGATCACCGCCCCGCCGGAAGTGCTGGCGCAGCGGCTGCGCGCGCGCGGGCGCGAAGGTGCGCGCGAGATTGCTGCACGCCTGAAGCGCGCCGAGCTGGCACCGCCTGCGGGGGCCGTGGTCATCATGAATGACGCCACGGTTGATGCAGCCGTGGCGCAGATGCTGGCCGCGATTACCCGCGCATCGCAAAGCGCGTGA
- the phnH gene encoding phosphonate C-P lyase system protein PhnH: MSAHLTAGFIDPARDGARAFRQVLDAMAHPGRIVTLDGPQGPAPCSPAAASVLLTLADATTPLHLAGAHDAAALRDWVAFHLGAPLVGPADAVFALGTWDALGPLAAYPQGSAEYPDRSATLIVELDALDNDGARLTGPGIETQAFLSLPDVGALAENAARFPLGLDVLFTCGPRLAALPRSTKIGGC; the protein is encoded by the coding sequence ATGAGCGCGCATCTGACAGCCGGTTTCATTGATCCCGCGCGCGACGGGGCGCGCGCCTTCCGGCAGGTGCTGGATGCGATGGCGCATCCGGGCCGGATTGTCACGCTTGACGGGCCGCAGGGCCCTGCGCCTTGCTCGCCCGCGGCGGCCAGTGTGTTGCTGACACTGGCCGATGCCACGACACCGCTGCATCTGGCGGGCGCACATGATGCGGCAGCCCTGCGCGACTGGGTGGCGTTTCATCTGGGCGCACCACTTGTCGGGCCTGCGGATGCGGTTTTCGCATTGGGCACATGGGATGCGCTTGGCCCCCTTGCCGCCTATCCGCAGGGCAGCGCCGAATACCCCGACCGTTCTGCCACATTGATCGTTGAGCTGGACGCATTGGACAATGACGGCGCGCGCCTGACAGGGCCGGGAATTGAAACGCAGGCATTCCTGTCCCTGCCGGATGTGGGGGCGTTGGCGGAAAACGCGGCGCGCTTTCCCTTGGGGCTGGATGTGCTGTTCACCTGTGGCCCGCGCCTTGCCGCCCTGCCGCGTTCCACAAAAATAGGGGGCTGCTGA
- a CDS encoding carbon-phosphorus lyase complex subunit PhnI, with protein MYVAVKGGERAIEHAHDWLAQARRGDMAVPDLGVAQIREQLALAVDRVMAEGSLHDPDLAALALKQARGDVIEAVFLIRAFRTTLPRFGASVPVDTGDMQIIRRISATYKDAPGGQVLGPTFDYTHRLLDFDLVGDAAPAPAPESAASPDPVPHILSHLGEEGLMQPEPAPDAKGGPDVPDLTRAPLEFPASRPLRLQALTRADEGFLLSLAYSTQRGYGRNHAFVGELRIGHVRVAAYLPELGFDIEFADIMVTECETVNQFQGSKSEPAQFTRGYGLVFGQSERKAISMALVDRALRARELGEDIGDAPAQDEEFVLSHCDNIQSSGFLEHIKLPHYVDFQAELELIRKLRRDACAVPEAAE; from the coding sequence ATGTATGTCGCGGTAAAAGGGGGCGAGCGCGCGATTGAGCACGCGCATGACTGGCTGGCACAGGCGCGGCGCGGGGATATGGCCGTCCCTGATCTGGGGGTGGCGCAGATCCGCGAACAACTGGCGCTGGCCGTGGACCGTGTGATGGCAGAAGGGTCGCTGCATGATCCCGATCTGGCGGCGCTGGCGCTGAAACAGGCGCGCGGCGATGTGATTGAAGCGGTGTTTCTGATCCGCGCGTTTCGCACCACCTTGCCGCGCTTTGGCGCGAGTGTGCCGGTGGATACGGGCGATATGCAGATCATCCGCCGGATTTCAGCCACCTATAAGGACGCACCGGGCGGGCAGGTGCTGGGGCCGACATTCGACTACACACATCGTTTGCTGGATTTTGATCTGGTGGGTGATGCGGCACCCGCGCCCGCGCCCGAATCCGCCGCCAGCCCTGATCCCGTGCCGCATATCCTGTCGCATCTGGGGGAAGAGGGGCTGATGCAACCCGAACCCGCCCCCGACGCGAAGGGCGGGCCGGATGTGCCGGACCTGACACGCGCGCCGCTGGAATTTCCCGCCAGCAGGCCCTTGCGGTTGCAGGCACTGACGCGCGCGGATGAAGGGTTCCTGCTGTCGCTGGCCTATTCCACGCAGCGCGGCTATGGCCGCAATCATGCATTCGTGGGCGAATTGCGCATCGGGCATGTGCGGGTTGCGGCTTATTTGCCGGAACTGGGGTTCGACATTGAATTTGCCGACATCATGGTGACGGAATGTGAAACCGTGAACCAGTTTCAGGGGTCAAAGTCCGAACCCGCGCAATTCACCCGCGGCTACGGGCTGGTGTTCGGGCAGTCGGAACGCAAGGCGATTTCCATGGCACTGGTGGACCGGGCGCTGCGCGCGCGCGAACTGGGCGAAGATATTGGCGATGCGCCCGCGCAGGATGAGGAATTCGTGCTGTCGCATTGCGACAATATCCAGTCCAGCGGCTTTCTGGAGCATATCAAGCTGCCCCATTATGTGGATTTTCAGGCCGAACTGGAACTGATCCGCAAGCTGCGCCGCGACGCGTGTGCGGTACCCGAGGCCGCAGAATGA
- a CDS encoding DUF1326 domain-containing protein codes for MSDTLEKPALGTVPWAIRGELILNCNCTVFCPCVVSLGKHAPTEGYCQAWAGVRIDSGHYGDDDLSGLNVGLLLEIPGLMARGNWQAAAFIDDRATDAAYDALVNIFSGAARGTTGLFGMLVSEFLGAERAAITYENDGDKRRLMVGKKIQGEVVPVRGADPDREIVVTNTEYWMGPDITVATATKGRVRAFGRVWDFDGRSAEICQIDWHGPGR; via the coding sequence ATGAGCGACACACTGGAAAAACCCGCCCTTGGCACAGTGCCTTGGGCGATCAGGGGCGAATTGATTCTGAACTGCAACTGCACGGTATTTTGCCCCTGTGTGGTCAGCCTTGGCAAACATGCCCCGACAGAAGGCTATTGTCAGGCATGGGCGGGGGTGCGGATTGATAGCGGCCATTACGGCGACGATGACCTGTCGGGGCTGAATGTCGGGCTGCTTCTGGAAATTCCGGGATTGATGGCGCGCGGCAACTGGCAGGCGGCGGCGTTCATTGACGACCGCGCCACTGATGCGGCCTATGACGCGCTGGTCAACATTTTTTCGGGCGCGGCACGCGGCACAACGGGGCTGTTTGGCATGCTGGTCAGCGAATTTCTGGGGGCCGAACGCGCGGCCATCACCTATGAAAATGACGGCGACAAACGCCGCCTGATGGTGGGCAAGAAAATTCAGGGCGAAGTCGTGCCCGTGCGTGGCGCGGACCCCGACCGCGAAATTGTTGTCACCAATACCGAATACTGGATGGGGCCGGATATTACGGTCGCCACGGCCACCAAGGGGCGCGTGCGCGCCTTCGGGCGGGTCTGGGATTTTGATGGCCGCAGCGCGGAAATCTGCCAGATCGACTGGCACGGCCCCGGCCGTTAA
- a CDS encoding DUF2182 domain-containing protein, with protein sequence MRAPHWLGFYGMVLLAWAALYAMQLPPDLVAAANLYGAEFWQALCRIEPGLAGAPNIFVMWALMSAAMMAPTALPALSTWDDLVQTGRAAGFAALLAGYLVVWLGFAVLATGAQLGLAGAGFLNPLGESVNIWLTALLLAGAGAYQFSTLKDACLAKCRRPLTFFIQYWDDGPWRMGVRLGAVCLGCCWALMALAFVGGTMNLLWMGGAMVLMMLEKLPRIGAVLTRPLGYGLIAASAAVVIFELGGWT encoded by the coding sequence ATGCGGGCACCGCACTGGCTGGGGTTTTATGGCATGGTCTTGCTGGCATGGGCGGCGTTATATGCCATGCAACTGCCGCCAGATCTGGTTGCGGCGGCCAATCTTTATGGCGCGGAATTCTGGCAGGCCCTGTGCCGCATTGAACCGGGGCTGGCAGGAGCGCCGAATATCTTTGTGATGTGGGCCTTGATGTCGGCCGCGATGATGGCCCCCACGGCACTGCCTGCATTGTCGACATGGGACGATCTGGTTCAGACCGGACGCGCGGCAGGGTTCGCGGCATTGCTGGCGGGCTATCTTGTGGTGTGGCTGGGATTTGCCGTCCTTGCCACGGGCGCGCAACTGGGGCTGGCGGGCGCGGGGTTTCTGAACCCGTTGGGCGAAAGCGTGAATATATGGCTGACCGCATTGCTGCTGGCGGGCGCTGGCGCTTATCAATTTTCAACATTGAAGGATGCTTGTCTGGCCAAATGCCGCCGCCCGCTGACATTTTTCATACAATACTGGGATGACGGGCCGTGGCGCATGGGGGTGCGGCTGGGGGCTGTCTGTCTGGGGTGTTGCTGGGCCTTGATGGCGCTGGCCTTTGTGGGGGGCACCATGAACCTGCTGTGGATGGGCGGCGCAATGGTGCTGATGATGCTGGAAAAACTGCCCCGGATCGGCGCGGTTCTGACGCGGCCCCTGGGCTACGGGTTGATTGCCGCAAGTGCTGCGGTTGTGATTTTTGAACTGGGAGGATGGACATGA